In a single window of the Anabas testudineus chromosome 17, fAnaTes1.2, whole genome shotgun sequence genome:
- the zgc:110269 gene encoding probable flap endonuclease 1 homolog — translation MGIKKLADLIRSDAPDAISQKEISDYSGKVIALDTSIVVNQFRAATPQLSPLTGLFFRTLTFLEHDIKPVFVFDGKPPVEKLAVLEKRAEAANWNSTNRTGTASSQTQDCHQLLKLLGVPVIQAPGDAEALCAWLVREGTVDAVASEDMDTLPFGGCILIRQLNAKKSSEVIEYSLSKLLTKLGISHEEFVDLCILLGCDYCEKIKGLGPKKALKLIQEHHNIENVVLHINRKTHPVPENWKYIEARKIFLDAPQTPAPKLIWSEPDENALVKFLCHDRGIKENRVRLRMERFRQKRESLREERVKERAAGCSRQTRIGDFFRVTRKRVQPTEAVGSSSSNRKRPKSK, via the exons ATGGGGATCAAGAAATTGGCAGATTTGATCCGCTCAGATGCTCCGGATGCTATTTCtcaaaaagaaatcagtgaCTACTCAG GAAAAGTAATCGCACTGGATACCTCGATTGTTGTGAACCAGTTCCGTGCAGCGACACCTCAACTAAG tcCTCTGACAGGTCTCTTCTTCCGCACTCTCACATTCCTGGAGCATGACATAAAACCAGTCTTTGTGTTTGACGGGAAGCCTCCTGTGGAAAAGTTAGCTGTT CTTGAGAAACGAGCTGAGGCAGCTAATTGGAACTCCACCAACCGTACAGGCACAG CGTCTTCACAGACTCAAGATTGTCACCAACTCCTGAAGCTCTTGGGTGTACCTGTCATCCAG GCTCCAGGGGATGCTGAGGCACTGTGCGCCTGGCTTGTGAGAGAGGGGACCGTGGATGCGGTGGCATCAGAGGACATGGACACACTGCCGTTTGGAGGTTGTATTCTTATTCGTCAGCTGAATGCCAAGAAGAGCAG TGAAGTAATTGAATATTCTTTATCCAAGCTGTTGACTAAACTGGGCATAAGTCATGAAGAG TTTGTTGACCTCTGTATTTTGTTGGGCTGTGACTACTGTGAAAAGATAAAAGGTTTGGGTCCTAAGAAAGCTCTAAAACTGATCCAGGAGCACCATAATATCGAGAATGTGGTTTTGCATATCAACAGAAAG ACCCATCCTGTGCCAGAAAACTGGAAGTACATAGAAGCACGGAAGATATTCTTGGACGCACCACAAACCCCGGCTCCTAAACTCATCTGGTCTGAGCCAGATGAAAACGCCTTGGTAAAGTTCCTCTGTCATGACAGAGGCATCAA ggAGAACAGAGTCCGTCTTCGAATGGAGAGGTTCCGTCAGAAGCGGGAAAGTTTGCGGGAGGAGCGTGTAAAGGAAAGGGCAGCGGGGTGTAGCAGGCAAACTCGCATAGGAGACTTCTTCAGAGTTACCAGAAAGAGAGTGCAG CCCACGGAGGCTGTAGGGTCTTCAAGCAGCAACAGAAAGAGACCAAAGTCAAAATAA
- the LOC113172467 gene encoding mitochondrial fission factor homolog A-like → MSGPIFTSPSAEVAEMNRIHYELEYTEGISQQMRIPETLKVASETQMASLPFQQPLTSHTTLMQVPERIVVAGDDGDHRFVGPSDLDLIQSIPPVDLLNMKAPPRVLTLTEQPLDSLEADQASSVQNKPGQAAHLVSRTRRERSASENISTRQSSQISQISRGDLSVTPSPSAPPVRLCPPLCSPEDANINLFTVAGFLSYIQSTTRRAYQQVLEVLDDSHRRTHLDLALDVNPDESGLVDASSLRRQIVKLNRRLQLLEEENKERSKREVVLYSATVAFWLINTWIWFRR, encoded by the exons ATGAGTGGGCCAATCTTCACCTCCCCCTCAGCCGAGGTGGCAGAGATGAACCGTATTCATTATGAGCTGGAGTACACAGAGGGTATCAGCCAACAGATGAGAATCCCTGAGACCCTCAAAGTGGCCTCAGAGACCCAAATGGCATCTCTGCCATTTCAGCAGCCCCTGACCAGTCACACAACGCTGATGCAGGTTCCTGAAAGGATTGTTGTTGCAG GTGATGATGGGGATCATCGCTTTGTTGGTCCAAGTGACTTGGATCTGATTCAATCCATCCCTCCTGTGGACCTCCTGAACATGAAGGCCCCGCCACGTGTCCTCACTCTTACAGAGCAGCCACTGGACTCCCTTGAGGCTGATCAGGCCTCCTCTGTGCAGAACAAGCCCGGCCAGGCA GCTCACTTAGTTTCTCGGACTCGGAGGGAACGCAGTGCTAGTGAGAACATATCGACCCGTCAAAGTAGTCAAATCAGTCAGATCAGTAGAGGTGATTTAAG TGTAACCCCGTCCCCCTCGGCCCCCCCAGTCCGCTTGTGCCCCCCTCTTTGTTCCCCTGAGGATGCGAACATCAACCTGTTCACAGTTGCAGGATTTCTGTCTTACATCCAGTCAACAACACGCAGAGCGTACCAGCAGGTCCTCGAAGTCCTGGATGACAGCCACCGCAG GACGCACCTTGACTTAGCACTGGATGTAAACCCTGATGAATCTGGCTTAGTGGATGCCTCCTCACTACGACGACAG ATTGTAAAGTTGAACCGGcgtctgcagctgctggaggaagaaaacaaggaaCGCTCCAAGCGAGAGGTGGTCCTGTATTCTGCTACAGTGGCATTCTGGCTTATTAACACCTGGATTTGGTTTCGTCGCTAA
- the stk25b gene encoding serine/threonine-protein kinase 25b isoform X1 produces the protein MAHLRDMQNQNTRLDPEEYFTKQERIGKGSFGEVYKGINNRTKEVVAIKIIDLEEAEDEIEDIQQEITVLSQCDSPFVTKYYGSYLKGTKLWIIMEYLGGGSALDLLRPGPLEETYIATILREILKGLEYLHSERKIHRDIKAANVLLSEQGDVKLADFGVAGQLTDTQIKRNTFVGTPFWMAPEVIKQSAYDFKADIWSLGITAIELAKGEPPNSDLHPMRVLFLIPKNTPPTLEGPYSKPFKEFVEACLNKDPRFRPTAKELLKHKFITRYTKKTAYLTELIDRYRRWKSEGHGEESSSDDSDMDADGDVDTCPIWTFPTVRPNSVNKLQKGYTHTDSESGDSVKRQPKSQCLSALVTPIFRELKEKRRASGGGVGAIEELENAFNLAEESCPGISDRLVTHMMERVCRFSLNGNTTPSLR, from the exons ATGGCACACCTTCGAGACATGCAAAACCAG AATACCCGATTGGACCCCGAGGAGTACTTCACCAAGCAGGAGCGGATTGGTAAAGGTTCCTTCGGAGAGGTCTACAAGGGCATCAATAACCGCACAAAGGAGGTGGTGGCAATTAAAATTATAGACCTGGAGGAGGCTGAAGATGAGATCGAAGACATTCAGCAGGAAATCACAGTGCTGAGTCAGTGCGACAGTCCTTTTGTAACTAAGTATTATGGATCATACCTGAAG GGGACCAAGCTGTGGATTATTATGGAGTATTTAGGTGGAGGTTCTGCTCTGGATCTG CTCCGTCCAGGACCTCTTGAAGAGACTTACATTGCTACCATACTGAGGGAAATACTGAAGGGGCTAGAGTATCTGCACTCTGAAAGGAAGATTCACAGAGATATCAAAG CTGCCAATGTGCTCTTGTCGGAGCAGGGTGATGTGAAGTTGGCAGATTTCGGGGTGGCCGGACAGCTGACTGATACCCAGATTAAGAGGAACACATTTGTTGGCACTCCTTTCTGGATGGCTCCAGAGGTTATCAAACAGTCAGCCTATGACTTCAAG GCTGATATCTGGTCACTGGGAATCACTGCTATTGAGTTAGCTAAAGGAGAACCTCCCAACTCTGATCTGCACCCCATGAGAGTCCTCTTCCTCATCCCCAAAAACACTCCACCCACACTCGAAGGACCTTACAGCAAGCCCTTCAAAGAGTTTGTGGAGGCTTGTCTAAATAAAGACCCCCGTTTT AGGCCCACTGCCAAAGAGCTTCTGAAGCACAAGTTCATCACACGTTACACCAAGAAGACAGCTTATCTGACAGAACTGATTGACCGCTACCGACGCTGGAAGTCAGAGGGACATGGGGAGGAATCGAGCTCTGACGACTCAGATAT GGATGCTGATGGCGATGTTGATACATGTCCTATATGGACCTTCCCCACGGTCAGACCCAACTCTGTGAACAAGTTACAGAagggctacacacacacagattcagag TCGGGGGATTCGGTGAAAAGGCAACCCAAGTCACAGTGTTTGTCCGCTTTGGTAACACCCATCTTCAGAGAG TTAAAGGAGAAACGACGGGCGAGTGGTGGAGGCGTAGGAGCCATTGAGGAGCTGGAGAACGCCTTCAACCTCGCAGAGGAGTCCTGTCCAGGCATCTCGGACCGCCTTGTCACACACATGATGGAGAGAGTGTGCAG GTTTTCTTTAAACGGTAACACCACCCCGTCTTTGCGATGA
- the stk25b gene encoding serine/threonine-protein kinase 25b isoform X2 — protein sequence MAHLRDMQNQNTRLDPEEYFTKQERIGKGSFGEVYKGINNRTKEVVAIKIIDLEEAEDEIEDIQQEITVLSQCDSPFVTKYYGSYLKGTKLWIIMEYLGGGSALDLLRPGPLEETYIATILREILKGLEYLHSERKIHRDIKAANVLLSEQGDVKLADFGVAGQLTDTQIKRNTFVGTPFWMAPEVIKQSAYDFKADIWSLGITAIELAKGEPPNSDLHPMRVLFLIPKNTPPTLEGPYSKPFKEFVEACLNKDPRFRPTAKELLKHKFITRYTKKTAYLTELIDRYRRWKSEGHGEESSSDDSDMDADGDVDTCPIWTFPTSGDSVKRQPKSQCLSALVTPIFRELKEKRRASGGGVGAIEELENAFNLAEESCPGISDRLVTHMMERVCRFSLNGNTTPSLR from the exons ATGGCACACCTTCGAGACATGCAAAACCAG AATACCCGATTGGACCCCGAGGAGTACTTCACCAAGCAGGAGCGGATTGGTAAAGGTTCCTTCGGAGAGGTCTACAAGGGCATCAATAACCGCACAAAGGAGGTGGTGGCAATTAAAATTATAGACCTGGAGGAGGCTGAAGATGAGATCGAAGACATTCAGCAGGAAATCACAGTGCTGAGTCAGTGCGACAGTCCTTTTGTAACTAAGTATTATGGATCATACCTGAAG GGGACCAAGCTGTGGATTATTATGGAGTATTTAGGTGGAGGTTCTGCTCTGGATCTG CTCCGTCCAGGACCTCTTGAAGAGACTTACATTGCTACCATACTGAGGGAAATACTGAAGGGGCTAGAGTATCTGCACTCTGAAAGGAAGATTCACAGAGATATCAAAG CTGCCAATGTGCTCTTGTCGGAGCAGGGTGATGTGAAGTTGGCAGATTTCGGGGTGGCCGGACAGCTGACTGATACCCAGATTAAGAGGAACACATTTGTTGGCACTCCTTTCTGGATGGCTCCAGAGGTTATCAAACAGTCAGCCTATGACTTCAAG GCTGATATCTGGTCACTGGGAATCACTGCTATTGAGTTAGCTAAAGGAGAACCTCCCAACTCTGATCTGCACCCCATGAGAGTCCTCTTCCTCATCCCCAAAAACACTCCACCCACACTCGAAGGACCTTACAGCAAGCCCTTCAAAGAGTTTGTGGAGGCTTGTCTAAATAAAGACCCCCGTTTT AGGCCCACTGCCAAAGAGCTTCTGAAGCACAAGTTCATCACACGTTACACCAAGAAGACAGCTTATCTGACAGAACTGATTGACCGCTACCGACGCTGGAAGTCAGAGGGACATGGGGAGGAATCGAGCTCTGACGACTCAGATAT GGATGCTGATGGCGATGTTGATACATGTCCTATATGGACCTTCCCCACG TCGGGGGATTCGGTGAAAAGGCAACCCAAGTCACAGTGTTTGTCCGCTTTGGTAACACCCATCTTCAGAGAG TTAAAGGAGAAACGACGGGCGAGTGGTGGAGGCGTAGGAGCCATTGAGGAGCTGGAGAACGCCTTCAACCTCGCAGAGGAGTCCTGTCCAGGCATCTCGGACCGCCTTGTCACACACATGATGGAGAGAGTGTGCAG GTTTTCTTTAAACGGTAACACCACCCCGTCTTTGCGATGA